In Methanosphaera sp. ISO3-F5, a genomic segment contains:
- a CDS encoding C-GCAxxG-C-C family protein, with product MTHVEEALKLFEQKYHCSQAVFAAFSEEYGIKKEYALKIGGCFGSGMRKGEVCGACTGALMVLGLKYGKSKIDDIESKIRSDKVCDKFLEEFEKENGSYICNTLLGCDISTPEGIQYAQDKELFTTFCPKMVESAVKITEKILIEEINTQKKS from the coding sequence ATGACTCATGTAGAAGAAGCATTAAAATTATTTGAACAAAAATATCATTGCTCACAAGCAGTATTTGCAGCATTCTCAGAGGAATACGGAATAAAAAAGGAATATGCACTAAAAATTGGAGGATGCTTCGGCAGTGGAATGAGAAAAGGTGAAGTATGTGGAGCATGTACAGGGGCACTAATGGTACTCGGACTAAAATATGGAAAAAGTAAAATTGATGACATTGAAAGTAAAATAAGATCAGACAAGGTATGTGACAAGTTCCTAGAAGAATTTGAAAAAGAAAACGGTTCATACATATGCAACACACTACTCGGATGTGACATTTCAACACCAGAAGGAATACAATACGCACAGGACAAAGAATTATTCACAACTTTCTGCCCAAAAATGGTTGAATCAGCAGTAAAAATAACAGAAAAAATACTCATAGAAGAAATAAACACTCAGAAAAAAAGTTAA
- a CDS encoding DUF5714 domain-containing protein — MDGCLICNGELEYLSNDVMMECELCKKNEASKTRCVNGHYVCNECHMKGLSSILSLLLEETSTNPICILDKLMCMDFCHMHGPEHHTLVGASLLTAYSNAGGDVDLRECLIELMRRARDVPGGVCGYWGACGAGISAGIFVSIISESNPLSVKPFSLSNKMTSLALSSISEHGGPRCCKRDSYLAVLSAIDFVEENFGIVLERECVVCDFSEFNKQCLGEGCVFYKF; from the coding sequence GTGGATGGCTGTTTGATTTGTAATGGTGAATTAGAATATTTATCAAATGATGTTATGATGGAATGTGAGTTATGTAAGAAAAATGAAGCTTCTAAAACAAGGTGTGTTAATGGACATTATGTTTGTAATGAATGTCATATGAAGGGCTTAAGTAGTATTTTGAGTCTTCTATTAGAGGAAACTTCAACTAATCCAATATGTATACTGGATAAGCTTATGTGTATGGATTTTTGTCACATGCATGGACCGGAACATCATACTCTTGTTGGTGCTTCTCTTCTCACGGCTTACAGTAATGCTGGTGGGGATGTAGATTTAAGGGAATGTTTAATAGAGTTAATGAGAAGGGCTAGGGATGTGCCTGGTGGTGTATGTGGTTATTGGGGTGCTTGTGGTGCTGGTATTAGTGCGGGTATTTTTGTTTCCATCATTTCGGAGAGTAATCCTTTGAGTGTTAAGCCTTTTAGTTTATCTAATAAGATGACTTCTCTTGCACTGAGTAGTATTAGTGAGCATGGTGGTCCTCGTTGTTGTAAGCGTGATTCTTATCTTGCGGTGTTGTCTGCGATTGATTTTGTTGAAGAGAATTTTGGTATTGTTTTAGAGAGGGAGTGTGTTGTTTGTGATTTTAGTGAGTTTAATAAGCAGTGTTTAGGGGAGGGTTGTGTTTTTTATAAGTTTTGA
- a CDS encoding 4Fe-4S binding protein, translated as MANPYTIKDNCAGCGLCSEACPVNAITEGTPYTINQETCVGCGLCAQACPVDAIEQVA; from the coding sequence ATGGCAAACCCATACACAATAAAAGACAACTGTGCAGGATGTGGATTATGTTCTGAAGCATGTCCAGTAAACGCAATTACAGAAGGTACTCCTTACACAATCAACCAAGAAACCTGTGTAGGATGCGGATTATGTGCACAAGCTTGTCCTGTAGACGCAATTGAACAAGTAGCATAA
- a CDS encoding transposase translates to MIDENCIYLTQSTLIRGLSKKQFNVLVDISLKLNKLRNSAIKTTKLDKCVDDKHFKQLNFKSIITKVKTEFSKDYSLIQAHIANNVIKKHVESFNSYVALTNKSIDNEYKRPLNKPKTRDNRLHNIIIPRESITSSKKKLAQGYIELPLSREYKKELKSKDCRPRIRIPENIRDKKIIQVEIIPLKNGQMFKANFTYQMKKESLNLDESKMMGIDLGVNNFASIVTSEGTPYLVGGRFLKNQIAFKCKKTAQYQSILNKQGLKTSKRLQKFNTKFKAIQNNFLDHTTKFIIETCKKQDIGTIILGYNKNFQYETDMGKKQNQIFTQIAFKKFINKLETQCQKYDIKLIITEESYTSKSSFLDNDILPTYKTNEEEDEYEFKGKRIKRGLYKTSTGILINADINAACNIIRKSKQNFPKERLYKWARTAPGKIKKIQDYFQK, encoded by the coding sequence ATGATAGATGAAAATTGTATATATTTAACTCAAAGTACTCTTATTAGAGGTCTTTCTAAGAAACAATTCAATGTTTTAGTGGATATTTCATTGAAATTGAATAAATTAAGAAATAGTGCTATAAAAACTACTAAATTAGACAAATGTGTTGATGATAAACATTTTAAACAGTTGAATTTCAAATCAATAATCACTAAAGTTAAAACTGAATTCAGTAAAGATTATTCACTTATTCAAGCTCATATAGCAAATAATGTTATTAAAAAGCATGTTGAATCTTTTAATTCTTATGTGGCATTAACAAATAAAAGCATAGATAATGAATATAAACGACCATTAAATAAACCTAAAACCAGAGATAATCGTTTACATAATATTATAATACCGCGGGAGTCAATAACTTCTTCCAAGAAAAAATTGGCACAGGGTTACATTGAATTACCTTTAAGCAGAGAATATAAAAAAGAGTTAAAATCCAAAGATTGCAGACCACGTATTAGAATTCCTGAAAATATACGTGATAAAAAGATTATACAAGTAGAAATTATACCATTAAAGAATGGACAAATGTTTAAAGCCAATTTCACATACCAAATGAAAAAAGAGTCCCTAAATTTAGATGAAAGTAAAATGATGGGTATTGATTTGGGTGTTAATAATTTTGCAAGTATTGTTACAAGTGAAGGGACCCCATATCTTGTGGGCGGGCGATTTTTAAAAAATCAAATAGCCTTCAAATGCAAAAAAACAGCACAATATCAATCAATACTAAACAAACAGGGACTAAAAACATCCAAACGATTACAAAAATTCAACACCAAATTTAAAGCAATACAAAACAACTTCCTAGATCACACAACCAAATTCATAATAGAAACATGCAAAAAACAAGACATAGGAACCATAATACTCGGATACAACAAAAACTTCCAATACGAAACAGATATGGGAAAAAAACAAAATCAAATATTCACACAAATAGCTTTCAAAAAATTCATAAACAAACTAGAAACACAATGCCAAAAATACGACATCAAACTAATTATTACCGAAGAATCCTACACAAGCAAAAGCAGTTTCCTAGACAACGACATACTACCAACCTACAAAACAAACGAAGAAGAAGATGAATATGAATTTAAAGGAAAACGAATAAAAAGAGGACTCTATAAAACAAGCACCGGAATATTAATAAATGCAGATATCAATGCAGCATGTAATATCATTCGTAAAAGTAAGCAGAACTTCCCCAAGGAACGACTGTATAAGTGGGCACGGACTGCCCCCGGGAAAATCAAAAAAATACAAGACTATTTTCAAAAATAA
- a CDS encoding GlcG/HbpS family heme-binding protein produces the protein MRNTILSDEIIDKLCITAHKKAKEMKIDISFAIYDENGLPLLFRRYGEAPVISTKLVPGKAYTSSVMFMPTQKLAKLCTDGGPLMGLENKDPKITLISGGYPLFVEEKCVGGIGVGGGRNNEDNIIAEHVIKVFNEEIYKTGEK, from the coding sequence ATGAGAAACACAATATTAAGTGATGAAATAATAGATAAATTATGCATAACAGCACACAAAAAAGCAAAAGAAATGAAAATAGACATCAGTTTCGCAATATATGATGAAAATGGATTACCACTTCTTTTCAGACGTTATGGTGAAGCACCAGTAATCAGTACCAAACTAGTCCCAGGAAAAGCCTATACATCAAGTGTCATGTTTATGCCAACACAAAAACTAGCAAAACTATGCACCGATGGAGGACCATTAATGGGATTGGAAAACAAGGATCCAAAAATAACATTAATATCTGGAGGTTATCCATTATTTGTAGAAGAAAAATGTGTAGGTGGAATAGGAGTTGGTGGCGGAAGAAACAATGAAGATAATATCATCGCAGAACATGTAATCAAAGTTTTCAATGAAGAAATATATAAAACGGGAGAAAAATAA